One region of Drosophila teissieri strain GT53w chromosome 2L, Prin_Dtei_1.1, whole genome shotgun sequence genomic DNA includes:
- the LOC122622854 gene encoding uncharacterized protein LOC122622854 isoform X1 — translation MRLQHRYASNATTNSSNNCNISTASASNNNQNQNNNNINIKRAKKLSGQNIIKLRSAKQSGSKSNATSKTTATTMPPATPQPLCRQHPIMMDKALESAKESAVLSANNNQELEEDDIDVEETTSTTTTSVELRSSTSSHYRAYTTIRSNSTSAILHEAVLPPPLTPAGMLYARPRTLNVHNVCQTPAQITQMFFGEVLNAWRAKARCNVVPDERTQELFHELSFHPSQKQISEMLQTAKKVARKGGSGQANGLTFGQFCVLAADLKRFRASTISNQPSYCDYQSLSSGLLLPEQDDPASSSKQHLQSPAAINSSPAYSAKKPDNHGTELRSTKSFSSVDDTKKKKNATNEPVEVFLGGSCNPTTWRADVAIPALKELGISFYNPQVSDWTPDLIELEHRAKEKARVLFFVMDSETRASAGAIEAAHIAGQNCKQLVLVLHPYKPNQKILNEPISQQEYLDLNRNQLILKELVSRRGLPVLDNIPLGLQRTKDILSGIRDPPSKISSILDTVRGAFDRVNPQNDLLTVEQCKRALLFLGYAQSLVNLDNLNKIIINQRESLKLLQTHSPRAVADDSDVDADGVNCSQPILPSQELIDFDLFCVISAYLSVLQQEIHESGCISPIKGTNVPPPQVYFTNAPDVDIYYSASKNISRTSSNASVPSNSSSGIGHDLERQSLFEQLSRSRDSGTSSPQPTSSLGKSPRPQILLNVESIETTEIITTKTIETKPNPVAASTVVHAEEEESDSNDSVFSSSSSIASAGDVLCCGGGLDLRDVYLGGSCVLRTKWRQELAVPYLQSKSVSFHTPALHESIQQMIQNQEQNQDQAQQQTVPPQEQQQQQRSFVRTRRKCRGNQLQLEEQEELTVAEESLSWSLPPVAVRQSLFNPSLLDSSRVLLFVITNETRSLAPMTLAAHCIGLMYNVVLAVQMLPEDCVLGGEKLTVAAIKDYNRGRSYLIDLAKRQGVPVFTDIRAALECTVAKVKAYNNRDRC, via the exons ATGCGCTTGCAACATCGTTATGCCAGCAATGCAACTACAAATTCGAGTAATAATTGCAACATAAGCACCGccagcgccagcaacaacaaccagaaccagaacaacaacaacatcaacattaAGCGGGCCAAGAAACTGAGTGGCCAGAACATTATCAAATTGCGCTCCGCCAAGCAATCGGGCTCCAAATCAAACGCCACCTCCAAAACCACCGCCACCACAATGCCACCAGCAACCCCACAGCCGTTGTGTCGTCAGCACCCAATCATGATGGATAAGGCATTGGAATCGGCCAAGGAATCGGCGGTACTATCAGCGAATAACAACCAAGAGTTGGAGGAGGATGACATCGACGTGGAGGAGACCACCAGCACGACCACCACGTCCGTGGAGCTGCGATCCTCGACCAGTTCGCATTACAGGGCATACACCACCATCCGGAGCAACTCGACGTCGGCGATTCTGCACGAGGCGGTACTGCCGCCGCCCCTCACCCCCGCCGGAATGCTATACGCCCGCCCACGCACCCTCAATGTCCACAATGTCTGCCAGACGCCCGCGCAGATAACGCAAATGTTTTTTGG AGAAGTTCTGAATGCATGGCGAGCAAAGGCCAGATGCAATGTGGTGCCCGACGAGCGGACACAGGAACTCTTCCACGAGCTAAGCTTCCATCCTAGCCAAAAGCAGA TAAGCGAAATGCTGCAGACTGCCAAGAAAGTGGCCCGCAAGGGAGGAAGTGGACAGGCAAACGGGCTGACCTTTGGCCAGTTTTGTGTGTTAGCCGCGGATCTGAAACGTTTCAG AGCTTCAACAATTTCGAATCAGCCATCGTACTGCGACTATCAGTCTCTCTCCTCGGGACTGCTGCTCCCGGAACAAGATGATCCCGCCAGCTCCTCCAAGCAACACCTGCAGTCGCCGGCGGCCATCAACTCGTCACCTGCGTACAGCGCCAAGAAGCCGGATAACCACGGTACCGAACTGAGGAGTACCAAGTCATTCAGCAGTGTGGACGAtaccaaaaagaagaagaacgcCACCAATGAGCCCGTCGAGGTGTTCCTGGGCGGATCCTGTAATCCCACCACCTGGCGAGCCGACGTTGCCATACCAGCCCTCAAGGAGCTGGGCATTTCGTTCTACAATCCT CAAGTATCCGATTGGACGCCCGATCTCATCGAGCTCGAGCATCGAGCTAAGGAAAAGGCCCGTGTATTATTCTTCGTTATGGATTCGGAAACACGCGCATCTGCTGGTGCCATCGAGGCGGCACACATAGCGGGTCAAAACTGCAAGCAGCTGGTGTTGGTTTTGCATCCGTACAAACCAAATCAGAAGATCCTCAATGAGCCTATTTCGCAGCA AGAATACCTCGATCTGAATCGCAATCAGTTGATACTTAAGGAGCTGGTCTCCCGACGCGGTCTGCCCGTATTGGATAACATACCTCTGGGTCTGCAGCGCACTAAGGATATCCTGTCTGGCATCAGGGATCCACCGTCCAAAATATCTTCTATTTTAGA TACCGTTCGCGGCGCCTTTGATCGTGTTAATCCGCAAAACGATCTGCTCACTGTGGAACAATGCAAACGTGCTCTCTTATTCCTAGGCTATGCTCAGAGTTTAGTTAATTTAGACAATCTAAATAAGATCATTATCAACCAACGCGAATCGCTGAAATTGCTCCAAACGCACAGTCCAAGAGCTGTCGCCGATGATTCGGATGTGGATGCCGATGGCGTCAACTGCAGCCAGCCCATCCTGCCCAGCCAGGAGCTCATCGACTTTGATCTGTTTTGTGTGATCTCCGCGTATCTGTCCGTCCTGCAGCAGGAGATCCACGAGAGTGGCTGCATTTCGCCCATAAAGGGCACCAATGTGCCGCCGCCGCAAGTTTACTTCACCAACG CACCCGATGTGGACATTTACTACTCGGCCAGCAAGAATATTTCGCGCACGTCGAGCAACGCCAGTGTTCCGTCGAATAGTAGCAGTGGCATCGGACATGACCTGGAGCGCCAGAGCCTCTTCGAGCAGCTCAGCCGCAGCCGGGACAGTGGAACTTCTTCGCCCCAGCCCACGAGCAGTTTGGGCAAAAGCCCTCGACCACAGATCCTGCTAAACGTGGAGTCCATCGAGACAACGGAAATAATCACCACCAAAACCATTGAGACCAAGCCCAATCCGGTGGCGGCATCAACTGTTGTGCatgccgaggaggaggagagtgATTCCAACGACTCGGtcttttccagcagcagctccataGCAAGTGCCGGCGATGTACTATGCTGCGGTGGTGGCCTGGATCTGCGGGATGTCTATCTGGGCGGTAGTTGTGTGCTCCGCACCAAGTGGCGTCAGGAACTGGCCGTCCCCTACCTGCAGTCCAAGAGTGTCAGTTTCCACACACCAGCGCTGCACGAAAGCATCCAGCAAATGATTCAAAACCAGGAACAGAACCAGGATCAAGCTCAGCAGCAAACAGTTCCCCCGcaggaacagcaacagcagcagcgttCCTTTGTGCGCACTCGCAGAAAGTGCAGGGGCAACCaactgcagctggaggagcaggaggagctgacAGTGGCCGAGGAGTCACTCAGCTGGTCCCTACCGCCGGTCGCCGTTCGTCAGAGCCTGTTCAATCCATCGCTGCTCGACTCCAGTCGAGTGCTGCTCTTCGTCATCACCAACGAGACTCGTTCCCTGGCACCCATGACCCTGGCCGCCCACTGCATTGGCCTCATGTACAACGTAGTGCTGGCGGTGCAAATGCTGCCCGAAGACTGTGTCCTGGGTGGCGAGAAG CTGACTGTGGCGGCCATCAAGGACTACAATCGCGGACGGTCGTACCTGAtcgacttggccaaaaggcaggGTGTGCCCGTGTTCACCGACATTCGGGCAGCCCTCGAGTGCACCGTGGCCAAGGTGAAGGCGTATAACAACCGCGACCGCTGCTAA
- the LOC122622854 gene encoding uncharacterized protein LOC122622854 isoform X5: protein MLQTAKKVARKGGSGQANGLTFGQFCVLAADLKRFRASTISNQPSYCDYQSLSSGLLLPEQDDPASSSKQHLQSPAAINSSPAYSAKKPDNHGTELRSTKSFSSVDDTKKKKNATNEPVEVFLGGSCNPTTWRADVAIPALKELGISFYNPQVSDWTPDLIELEHRAKEKARVLFFVMDSETRASAGAIEAAHIAGQNCKQLVLVLHPYKPNQKILNEPISQQEYLDLNRNQLILKELVSRRGLPVLDNIPLGLQRTKDILSGIRDPPSKISSILDTVRGAFDRVNPQNDLLTVEQCKRALLFLGYAQSLVNLDNLNKIIINQRESLKLLQTHSPRAVADDSDVDADGVNCSQPILPSQELIDFDLFCVISAYLSVLQQEIHESGCISPIKGTNVPPPQVYFTNAPDVDIYYSASKNISRTSSNASVPSNSSSGIGHDLERQSLFEQLSRSRDSGTSSPQPTSSLGKSPRPQILLNVESIETTEIITTKTIETKPNPVAASTVVHAEEEESDSNDSVFSSSSSIASAGDVLCCGGGLDLRDVYLGGSCVLRTKWRQELAVPYLQSKSVSFHTPALHESIQQMIQNQEQNQDQAQQQTVPPQEQQQQQRSFVRTRRKCRGNQLQLEEQEELTVAEESLSWSLPPVAVRQSLFNPSLLDSSRVLLFVITNETRSLAPMTLAAHCIGLMYNVVLAVQMLPEDCVLGGEKLTVAAIKDYNRGRSYLIDLAKRQGVPVFTDIRAALECTVAKVKAYNNRDRC from the exons ATGCTGCAGACTGCCAAGAAAGTGGCCCGCAAGGGAGGAAGTGGACAGGCAAACGGGCTGACCTTTGGCCAGTTTTGTGTGTTAGCCGCGGATCTGAAACGTTTCAG AGCTTCAACAATTTCGAATCAGCCATCGTACTGCGACTATCAGTCTCTCTCCTCGGGACTGCTGCTCCCGGAACAAGATGATCCCGCCAGCTCCTCCAAGCAACACCTGCAGTCGCCGGCGGCCATCAACTCGTCACCTGCGTACAGCGCCAAGAAGCCGGATAACCACGGTACCGAACTGAGGAGTACCAAGTCATTCAGCAGTGTGGACGAtaccaaaaagaagaagaacgcCACCAATGAGCCCGTCGAGGTGTTCCTGGGCGGATCCTGTAATCCCACCACCTGGCGAGCCGACGTTGCCATACCAGCCCTCAAGGAGCTGGGCATTTCGTTCTACAATCCT CAAGTATCCGATTGGACGCCCGATCTCATCGAGCTCGAGCATCGAGCTAAGGAAAAGGCCCGTGTATTATTCTTCGTTATGGATTCGGAAACACGCGCATCTGCTGGTGCCATCGAGGCGGCACACATAGCGGGTCAAAACTGCAAGCAGCTGGTGTTGGTTTTGCATCCGTACAAACCAAATCAGAAGATCCTCAATGAGCCTATTTCGCAGCA AGAATACCTCGATCTGAATCGCAATCAGTTGATACTTAAGGAGCTGGTCTCCCGACGCGGTCTGCCCGTATTGGATAACATACCTCTGGGTCTGCAGCGCACTAAGGATATCCTGTCTGGCATCAGGGATCCACCGTCCAAAATATCTTCTATTTTAGA TACCGTTCGCGGCGCCTTTGATCGTGTTAATCCGCAAAACGATCTGCTCACTGTGGAACAATGCAAACGTGCTCTCTTATTCCTAGGCTATGCTCAGAGTTTAGTTAATTTAGACAATCTAAATAAGATCATTATCAACCAACGCGAATCGCTGAAATTGCTCCAAACGCACAGTCCAAGAGCTGTCGCCGATGATTCGGATGTGGATGCCGATGGCGTCAACTGCAGCCAGCCCATCCTGCCCAGCCAGGAGCTCATCGACTTTGATCTGTTTTGTGTGATCTCCGCGTATCTGTCCGTCCTGCAGCAGGAGATCCACGAGAGTGGCTGCATTTCGCCCATAAAGGGCACCAATGTGCCGCCGCCGCAAGTTTACTTCACCAACG CACCCGATGTGGACATTTACTACTCGGCCAGCAAGAATATTTCGCGCACGTCGAGCAACGCCAGTGTTCCGTCGAATAGTAGCAGTGGCATCGGACATGACCTGGAGCGCCAGAGCCTCTTCGAGCAGCTCAGCCGCAGCCGGGACAGTGGAACTTCTTCGCCCCAGCCCACGAGCAGTTTGGGCAAAAGCCCTCGACCACAGATCCTGCTAAACGTGGAGTCCATCGAGACAACGGAAATAATCACCACCAAAACCATTGAGACCAAGCCCAATCCGGTGGCGGCATCAACTGTTGTGCatgccgaggaggaggagagtgATTCCAACGACTCGGtcttttccagcagcagctccataGCAAGTGCCGGCGATGTACTATGCTGCGGTGGTGGCCTGGATCTGCGGGATGTCTATCTGGGCGGTAGTTGTGTGCTCCGCACCAAGTGGCGTCAGGAACTGGCCGTCCCCTACCTGCAGTCCAAGAGTGTCAGTTTCCACACACCAGCGCTGCACGAAAGCATCCAGCAAATGATTCAAAACCAGGAACAGAACCAGGATCAAGCTCAGCAGCAAACAGTTCCCCCGcaggaacagcaacagcagcagcgttCCTTTGTGCGCACTCGCAGAAAGTGCAGGGGCAACCaactgcagctggaggagcaggaggagctgacAGTGGCCGAGGAGTCACTCAGCTGGTCCCTACCGCCGGTCGCCGTTCGTCAGAGCCTGTTCAATCCATCGCTGCTCGACTCCAGTCGAGTGCTGCTCTTCGTCATCACCAACGAGACTCGTTCCCTGGCACCCATGACCCTGGCCGCCCACTGCATTGGCCTCATGTACAACGTAGTGCTGGCGGTGCAAATGCTGCCCGAAGACTGTGTCCTGGGTGGCGAGAAG CTGACTGTGGCGGCCATCAAGGACTACAATCGCGGACGGTCGTACCTGAtcgacttggccaaaaggcaggGTGTGCCCGTGTTCACCGACATTCGGGCAGCCCTCGAGTGCACCGTGGCCAAGGTGAAGGCGTATAACAACCGCGACCGCTGCTAA
- the LOC122622854 gene encoding uncharacterized protein LOC122622854 isoform X4, with product MAKADREVLNAWRAKARCNVVPDERTQELFHELSFHPSQKQISEMLQTAKKVARKGGSGQANGLTFGQFCVLAADLKRFRASTISNQPSYCDYQSLSSGLLLPEQDDPASSSKQHLQSPAAINSSPAYSAKKPDNHGTELRSTKSFSSVDDTKKKKNATNEPVEVFLGGSCNPTTWRADVAIPALKELGISFYNPQVSDWTPDLIELEHRAKEKARVLFFVMDSETRASAGAIEAAHIAGQNCKQLVLVLHPYKPNQKILNEPISQQEYLDLNRNQLILKELVSRRGLPVLDNIPLGLQRTKDILSGIRDPPSKISSILDTVRGAFDRVNPQNDLLTVEQCKRALLFLGYAQSLVNLDNLNKIIINQRESLKLLQTHSPRAVADDSDVDADGVNCSQPILPSQELIDFDLFCVISAYLSVLQQEIHESGCISPIKGTNVPPPQVYFTNAPDVDIYYSASKNISRTSSNASVPSNSSSGIGHDLERQSLFEQLSRSRDSGTSSPQPTSSLGKSPRPQILLNVESIETTEIITTKTIETKPNPVAASTVVHAEEEESDSNDSVFSSSSSIASAGDVLCCGGGLDLRDVYLGGSCVLRTKWRQELAVPYLQSKSVSFHTPALHESIQQMIQNQEQNQDQAQQQTVPPQEQQQQQRSFVRTRRKCRGNQLQLEEQEELTVAEESLSWSLPPVAVRQSLFNPSLLDSSRVLLFVITNETRSLAPMTLAAHCIGLMYNVVLAVQMLPEDCVLGGEKLTVAAIKDYNRGRSYLIDLAKRQGVPVFTDIRAALECTVAKVKAYNNRDRC from the exons atggccaaaGCAGACAG AGAAGTTCTGAATGCATGGCGAGCAAAGGCCAGATGCAATGTGGTGCCCGACGAGCGGACACAGGAACTCTTCCACGAGCTAAGCTTCCATCCTAGCCAAAAGCAGA TAAGCGAAATGCTGCAGACTGCCAAGAAAGTGGCCCGCAAGGGAGGAAGTGGACAGGCAAACGGGCTGACCTTTGGCCAGTTTTGTGTGTTAGCCGCGGATCTGAAACGTTTCAG AGCTTCAACAATTTCGAATCAGCCATCGTACTGCGACTATCAGTCTCTCTCCTCGGGACTGCTGCTCCCGGAACAAGATGATCCCGCCAGCTCCTCCAAGCAACACCTGCAGTCGCCGGCGGCCATCAACTCGTCACCTGCGTACAGCGCCAAGAAGCCGGATAACCACGGTACCGAACTGAGGAGTACCAAGTCATTCAGCAGTGTGGACGAtaccaaaaagaagaagaacgcCACCAATGAGCCCGTCGAGGTGTTCCTGGGCGGATCCTGTAATCCCACCACCTGGCGAGCCGACGTTGCCATACCAGCCCTCAAGGAGCTGGGCATTTCGTTCTACAATCCT CAAGTATCCGATTGGACGCCCGATCTCATCGAGCTCGAGCATCGAGCTAAGGAAAAGGCCCGTGTATTATTCTTCGTTATGGATTCGGAAACACGCGCATCTGCTGGTGCCATCGAGGCGGCACACATAGCGGGTCAAAACTGCAAGCAGCTGGTGTTGGTTTTGCATCCGTACAAACCAAATCAGAAGATCCTCAATGAGCCTATTTCGCAGCA AGAATACCTCGATCTGAATCGCAATCAGTTGATACTTAAGGAGCTGGTCTCCCGACGCGGTCTGCCCGTATTGGATAACATACCTCTGGGTCTGCAGCGCACTAAGGATATCCTGTCTGGCATCAGGGATCCACCGTCCAAAATATCTTCTATTTTAGA TACCGTTCGCGGCGCCTTTGATCGTGTTAATCCGCAAAACGATCTGCTCACTGTGGAACAATGCAAACGTGCTCTCTTATTCCTAGGCTATGCTCAGAGTTTAGTTAATTTAGACAATCTAAATAAGATCATTATCAACCAACGCGAATCGCTGAAATTGCTCCAAACGCACAGTCCAAGAGCTGTCGCCGATGATTCGGATGTGGATGCCGATGGCGTCAACTGCAGCCAGCCCATCCTGCCCAGCCAGGAGCTCATCGACTTTGATCTGTTTTGTGTGATCTCCGCGTATCTGTCCGTCCTGCAGCAGGAGATCCACGAGAGTGGCTGCATTTCGCCCATAAAGGGCACCAATGTGCCGCCGCCGCAAGTTTACTTCACCAACG CACCCGATGTGGACATTTACTACTCGGCCAGCAAGAATATTTCGCGCACGTCGAGCAACGCCAGTGTTCCGTCGAATAGTAGCAGTGGCATCGGACATGACCTGGAGCGCCAGAGCCTCTTCGAGCAGCTCAGCCGCAGCCGGGACAGTGGAACTTCTTCGCCCCAGCCCACGAGCAGTTTGGGCAAAAGCCCTCGACCACAGATCCTGCTAAACGTGGAGTCCATCGAGACAACGGAAATAATCACCACCAAAACCATTGAGACCAAGCCCAATCCGGTGGCGGCATCAACTGTTGTGCatgccgaggaggaggagagtgATTCCAACGACTCGGtcttttccagcagcagctccataGCAAGTGCCGGCGATGTACTATGCTGCGGTGGTGGCCTGGATCTGCGGGATGTCTATCTGGGCGGTAGTTGTGTGCTCCGCACCAAGTGGCGTCAGGAACTGGCCGTCCCCTACCTGCAGTCCAAGAGTGTCAGTTTCCACACACCAGCGCTGCACGAAAGCATCCAGCAAATGATTCAAAACCAGGAACAGAACCAGGATCAAGCTCAGCAGCAAACAGTTCCCCCGcaggaacagcaacagcagcagcgttCCTTTGTGCGCACTCGCAGAAAGTGCAGGGGCAACCaactgcagctggaggagcaggaggagctgacAGTGGCCGAGGAGTCACTCAGCTGGTCCCTACCGCCGGTCGCCGTTCGTCAGAGCCTGTTCAATCCATCGCTGCTCGACTCCAGTCGAGTGCTGCTCTTCGTCATCACCAACGAGACTCGTTCCCTGGCACCCATGACCCTGGCCGCCCACTGCATTGGCCTCATGTACAACGTAGTGCTGGCGGTGCAAATGCTGCCCGAAGACTGTGTCCTGGGTGGCGAGAAG CTGACTGTGGCGGCCATCAAGGACTACAATCGCGGACGGTCGTACCTGAtcgacttggccaaaaggcaggGTGTGCCCGTGTTCACCGACATTCGGGCAGCCCTCGAGTGCACCGTGGCCAAGGTGAAGGCGTATAACAACCGCGACCGCTGCTAA
- the LOC122622854 gene encoding uncharacterized protein LOC122622854 isoform X2, whose translation MMQLSMIFLLLLTTMTVFSCQNTEDTEGADEAAAQISEVLNAWRAKARCNVVPDERTQELFHELSFHPSQKQISEMLQTAKKVARKGGSGQANGLTFGQFCVLAADLKRFRASTISNQPSYCDYQSLSSGLLLPEQDDPASSSKQHLQSPAAINSSPAYSAKKPDNHGTELRSTKSFSSVDDTKKKKNATNEPVEVFLGGSCNPTTWRADVAIPALKELGISFYNPQVSDWTPDLIELEHRAKEKARVLFFVMDSETRASAGAIEAAHIAGQNCKQLVLVLHPYKPNQKILNEPISQQEYLDLNRNQLILKELVSRRGLPVLDNIPLGLQRTKDILSGIRDPPSKISSILDTVRGAFDRVNPQNDLLTVEQCKRALLFLGYAQSLVNLDNLNKIIINQRESLKLLQTHSPRAVADDSDVDADGVNCSQPILPSQELIDFDLFCVISAYLSVLQQEIHESGCISPIKGTNVPPPQVYFTNAPDVDIYYSASKNISRTSSNASVPSNSSSGIGHDLERQSLFEQLSRSRDSGTSSPQPTSSLGKSPRPQILLNVESIETTEIITTKTIETKPNPVAASTVVHAEEEESDSNDSVFSSSSSIASAGDVLCCGGGLDLRDVYLGGSCVLRTKWRQELAVPYLQSKSVSFHTPALHESIQQMIQNQEQNQDQAQQQTVPPQEQQQQQRSFVRTRRKCRGNQLQLEEQEELTVAEESLSWSLPPVAVRQSLFNPSLLDSSRVLLFVITNETRSLAPMTLAAHCIGLMYNVVLAVQMLPEDCVLGGEKLTVAAIKDYNRGRSYLIDLAKRQGVPVFTDIRAALECTVAKVKAYNNRDRC comes from the exons ATGATGCAATTGTCAATGATATTTTTGCTGCTTCTGACGACGATGACAGTGTTTTCTTGCCAAAACACGGAAGACACTGAAGGAGCCGACGAAGCTGCCGCACAAATCTC AGAAGTTCTGAATGCATGGCGAGCAAAGGCCAGATGCAATGTGGTGCCCGACGAGCGGACACAGGAACTCTTCCACGAGCTAAGCTTCCATCCTAGCCAAAAGCAGA TAAGCGAAATGCTGCAGACTGCCAAGAAAGTGGCCCGCAAGGGAGGAAGTGGACAGGCAAACGGGCTGACCTTTGGCCAGTTTTGTGTGTTAGCCGCGGATCTGAAACGTTTCAG AGCTTCAACAATTTCGAATCAGCCATCGTACTGCGACTATCAGTCTCTCTCCTCGGGACTGCTGCTCCCGGAACAAGATGATCCCGCCAGCTCCTCCAAGCAACACCTGCAGTCGCCGGCGGCCATCAACTCGTCACCTGCGTACAGCGCCAAGAAGCCGGATAACCACGGTACCGAACTGAGGAGTACCAAGTCATTCAGCAGTGTGGACGAtaccaaaaagaagaagaacgcCACCAATGAGCCCGTCGAGGTGTTCCTGGGCGGATCCTGTAATCCCACCACCTGGCGAGCCGACGTTGCCATACCAGCCCTCAAGGAGCTGGGCATTTCGTTCTACAATCCT CAAGTATCCGATTGGACGCCCGATCTCATCGAGCTCGAGCATCGAGCTAAGGAAAAGGCCCGTGTATTATTCTTCGTTATGGATTCGGAAACACGCGCATCTGCTGGTGCCATCGAGGCGGCACACATAGCGGGTCAAAACTGCAAGCAGCTGGTGTTGGTTTTGCATCCGTACAAACCAAATCAGAAGATCCTCAATGAGCCTATTTCGCAGCA AGAATACCTCGATCTGAATCGCAATCAGTTGATACTTAAGGAGCTGGTCTCCCGACGCGGTCTGCCCGTATTGGATAACATACCTCTGGGTCTGCAGCGCACTAAGGATATCCTGTCTGGCATCAGGGATCCACCGTCCAAAATATCTTCTATTTTAGA TACCGTTCGCGGCGCCTTTGATCGTGTTAATCCGCAAAACGATCTGCTCACTGTGGAACAATGCAAACGTGCTCTCTTATTCCTAGGCTATGCTCAGAGTTTAGTTAATTTAGACAATCTAAATAAGATCATTATCAACCAACGCGAATCGCTGAAATTGCTCCAAACGCACAGTCCAAGAGCTGTCGCCGATGATTCGGATGTGGATGCCGATGGCGTCAACTGCAGCCAGCCCATCCTGCCCAGCCAGGAGCTCATCGACTTTGATCTGTTTTGTGTGATCTCCGCGTATCTGTCCGTCCTGCAGCAGGAGATCCACGAGAGTGGCTGCATTTCGCCCATAAAGGGCACCAATGTGCCGCCGCCGCAAGTTTACTTCACCAACG CACCCGATGTGGACATTTACTACTCGGCCAGCAAGAATATTTCGCGCACGTCGAGCAACGCCAGTGTTCCGTCGAATAGTAGCAGTGGCATCGGACATGACCTGGAGCGCCAGAGCCTCTTCGAGCAGCTCAGCCGCAGCCGGGACAGTGGAACTTCTTCGCCCCAGCCCACGAGCAGTTTGGGCAAAAGCCCTCGACCACAGATCCTGCTAAACGTGGAGTCCATCGAGACAACGGAAATAATCACCACCAAAACCATTGAGACCAAGCCCAATCCGGTGGCGGCATCAACTGTTGTGCatgccgaggaggaggagagtgATTCCAACGACTCGGtcttttccagcagcagctccataGCAAGTGCCGGCGATGTACTATGCTGCGGTGGTGGCCTGGATCTGCGGGATGTCTATCTGGGCGGTAGTTGTGTGCTCCGCACCAAGTGGCGTCAGGAACTGGCCGTCCCCTACCTGCAGTCCAAGAGTGTCAGTTTCCACACACCAGCGCTGCACGAAAGCATCCAGCAAATGATTCAAAACCAGGAACAGAACCAGGATCAAGCTCAGCAGCAAACAGTTCCCCCGcaggaacagcaacagcagcagcgttCCTTTGTGCGCACTCGCAGAAAGTGCAGGGGCAACCaactgcagctggaggagcaggaggagctgacAGTGGCCGAGGAGTCACTCAGCTGGTCCCTACCGCCGGTCGCCGTTCGTCAGAGCCTGTTCAATCCATCGCTGCTCGACTCCAGTCGAGTGCTGCTCTTCGTCATCACCAACGAGACTCGTTCCCTGGCACCCATGACCCTGGCCGCCCACTGCATTGGCCTCATGTACAACGTAGTGCTGGCGGTGCAAATGCTGCCCGAAGACTGTGTCCTGGGTGGCGAGAAG CTGACTGTGGCGGCCATCAAGGACTACAATCGCGGACGGTCGTACCTGAtcgacttggccaaaaggcaggGTGTGCCCGTGTTCACCGACATTCGGGCAGCCCTCGAGTGCACCGTGGCCAAGGTGAAGGCGTATAACAACCGCGACCGCTGCTAA